In Micromonospora sp. NBC_01813, the following are encoded in one genomic region:
- a CDS encoding monooxygenase: MTRLDSPLRIFGAATMALATAFAVGACGSDADNSSAPAAASSHDAHAGGSSAPPQPLRAGERFVDLRMPEAYTPAPPEGGVDEYRCQVLDPGLTKAAFLTGTQVMPENVAIAHHGIVYAVPPGGAAAVREQDAKTPGLGWQCFGGTGVDGADVEGDDEGTDPGAAWVDTWAPGATETLLDQDAGFKLEPGSLVILQMHYNLLATDGKPGGSDRSAVRLRLTDGTPQTRELETWSLDGPIDLPCAADESGPLCDRAASIADVTKRFGPEVGEFADRQAEECNEGGVPKPGDTQSCDHEVEEPVTVFAGFGHMHMLGRSLKVELNPGTPKAKVLLDVPQFDFDKQRMVKLPSPVEVGPGDTLRVTCTHDVGLRKQVPQLKKLPPRYVVWGDGTGDEMCIGIMTVSPRKS, from the coding sequence ATGACGAGACTTGACAGTCCACTGCGGATATTTGGGGCGGCCACCATGGCGCTGGCGACGGCGTTCGCTGTCGGCGCCTGTGGGTCGGACGCCGACAACAGTTCGGCGCCCGCCGCGGCCAGCTCGCACGACGCGCACGCGGGCGGGTCGTCGGCTCCACCGCAGCCGCTGCGCGCCGGCGAGCGGTTCGTCGACCTGAGGATGCCCGAGGCCTACACGCCCGCGCCGCCGGAGGGCGGGGTAGACGAGTACCGGTGCCAGGTGCTCGATCCGGGCCTGACCAAGGCGGCGTTCCTGACCGGGACCCAGGTCATGCCGGAGAACGTCGCCATCGCGCACCACGGCATCGTGTACGCGGTGCCGCCGGGCGGCGCTGCCGCGGTGCGCGAGCAGGACGCGAAGACTCCCGGCCTCGGCTGGCAGTGTTTCGGCGGGACCGGCGTGGACGGCGCCGACGTGGAGGGCGACGACGAGGGCACCGACCCGGGCGCGGCGTGGGTGGACACCTGGGCGCCGGGCGCCACGGAGACGCTGCTCGACCAGGACGCCGGCTTCAAGCTGGAGCCGGGCAGCCTGGTCATCCTCCAGATGCACTACAACCTGCTCGCGACCGACGGCAAGCCGGGCGGGTCGGACCGCTCGGCGGTGCGGCTGCGGCTGACGGACGGCACGCCACAGACCCGGGAACTCGAGACGTGGTCGCTCGACGGGCCGATCGACCTGCCCTGTGCCGCCGACGAGTCGGGTCCGCTCTGTGACCGGGCGGCCTCGATCGCGGACGTGACGAAGCGGTTCGGGCCGGAGGTCGGCGAATTCGCGGACCGTCAGGCGGAGGAGTGCAACGAGGGCGGCGTGCCGAAGCCCGGTGACACCCAGTCCTGCGACCACGAGGTGGAGGAGCCGGTGACGGTGTTCGCCGGTTTCGGTCACATGCACATGCTCGGGCGGTCCTTGAAGGTCGAACTCAACCCGGGCACGCCGAAGGCCAAGGTCCTGCTGGACGTGCCGCAGTTCGACTTCGACAAACAGCGGATGGTGAAGCTGCCGTCGCCGGTGGAGGTCGGTCCGGGGGACACGCTGCGGGTGACGTGTACGCACGACGTGGGGCTGCGCAAACAGGTTCCGCAGCTGAAGAAGCTGCCGCCGCGCTACGTGGTATGGGGCGACGGCACCGGCGACGAGATGTGCATTGGCATCATGACGGTCTCCCCCCGCAAGTCCTGA
- a CDS encoding response regulator transcription factor produces MITVLVVEAQPLQRFGFRMLLESTPDTEVVGEAENGAEAVRRTTELHPDVVLMDIRMPGVDGIEATRRIVAAGGRSRILMLTTFDVDQYAFAALRAGASGFLLKDTRPEQLLAGIRAVAAGDAVIAPALTRRLLDAFADRLDDDLCGPVREDPRLHSLTDREREILVAIGHGLTNGEIAQRFTLSESTVKTHVGRVLAKTGARDRIQAVTLAYDLRLTRPN; encoded by the coding sequence ATGATCACTGTGCTCGTGGTGGAGGCCCAGCCGCTGCAGCGCTTCGGGTTCCGCATGCTGCTGGAGAGCACTCCCGACACCGAGGTCGTCGGCGAGGCCGAGAACGGCGCCGAGGCCGTTCGGCGGACCACCGAGCTGCATCCCGACGTGGTGCTGATGGACATCCGCATGCCGGGCGTCGACGGGATCGAGGCAACCCGGCGCATCGTCGCCGCCGGTGGGCGTTCGCGGATCCTGATGCTGACGACGTTCGACGTGGACCAGTACGCGTTCGCCGCGCTGCGGGCCGGGGCGAGCGGTTTCCTGCTCAAGGACACTCGCCCGGAGCAACTGCTCGCTGGCATCCGGGCCGTCGCCGCCGGGGACGCGGTGATTGCGCCGGCGCTGACTCGGCGGCTGCTCGACGCGTTCGCCGATCGGCTCGACGATGACCTCTGCGGGCCCGTGCGGGAGGATCCCCGGCTGCACTCCCTGACCGACCGCGAGCGCGAGATCCTCGTCGCCATCGGCCACGGCCTCACCAACGGCGAGATCGCGCAACGGTTCACGCTGTCGGAGTCGACGGTGAAGACCCACGTCGGGCGGGTCCTCGCCAAGACTGGCGCACGGGACCGGATCCAGGCCGTCACCCTCGCCTATGACCTGAGACTCACCCGGCCGAATTAG
- a CDS encoding ABC transporter ATP-binding protein: MLVGAVKRYGSGRSAVVALDDVTIAFPTGKFTAVMGPSGSGKSTMMHCAAGLDQLTSGRAFVGDTDLSTLHDRELTRLRRERIGFVFQAFNLVATLTAEENICLPLTLSGRRPSAAVLDQVVSLLRLGDRMHHRPTELSGGQQQRVAVARALVAQPQVVFADEPTGNLDTRSGQEILGFLRSAVDLHHQSIVMVTHDPNAAAWADHVVFVVDGRVHDVMDHPSADSVIDVMKGLGR; this comes from the coding sequence ATGCTCGTCGGCGCAGTCAAGCGATACGGCTCCGGCCGGTCAGCCGTCGTCGCACTCGACGACGTCACCATCGCGTTCCCAACGGGGAAGTTCACGGCTGTGATGGGCCCGTCGGGTTCGGGAAAGTCGACGATGATGCACTGCGCCGCCGGGCTGGATCAACTGACGTCGGGCCGCGCATTCGTCGGCGACACCGATCTGTCGACCCTTCACGACCGCGAGTTGACCAGGCTGCGCCGAGAACGGATCGGGTTCGTGTTCCAGGCGTTCAATCTCGTGGCGACGCTCACGGCCGAGGAGAACATCTGCCTGCCGTTGACGTTGTCGGGGCGGCGGCCGAGTGCCGCAGTGCTCGATCAGGTCGTGTCGCTGCTGCGCCTCGGTGATCGCATGCATCATCGGCCGACGGAGCTCTCGGGTGGCCAACAACAGCGAGTCGCCGTCGCCCGGGCGCTGGTCGCCCAGCCGCAGGTGGTTTTCGCCGACGAGCCCACCGGCAACCTCGACACCCGGTCCGGACAGGAGATCCTCGGATTCCTGCGATCAGCAGTCGACCTGCATCACCAGTCGATCGTGATGGTCACGCACGATCCCAACGCCGCTGCCTGGGCGGACCACGTCGTGTTCGTCGTCGACGGCCGAGTGCACGACGTGATGGATCACCCATCGGCCGATTCGGTGATCGACGTGATGAAGGGCCTGGGGCGATGA
- a CDS encoding ABC transporter permease: MAFLVATLVLSDSMRGRAAGDIAEALAGTDAVVQGVALGEPGGGPGDPERSVRRSLEPDITERVATVDGVDGAASQWVGFAKLVVDGSSVGTGTASDVGRNWVADPALNPFRLTSGRPPIEVGEIVIDRSLADDAGLAPGDVVQVLTTTGMHDATITGVATFASADAAPLQRTVLLPDGAVSAWLDTAVPTEVLVDVAEGADRAEVLDRLSALADAEVIDGPDHTRTMQDAATSPLQFLTVFLLAFAVVAVLIGVTIIFNTFALTVARRRRESGLLRAIGAQRRQLLGGVVTEAALVGTIATLAGLVCGVVGVGALRWLVGLAGVTLLTGPSIVSPTSIVVAATVGIGATILSAWIPARRAAATPPIEALRESAAEPRVVSPARTASGLVLAAAAIAGGAVAVVRSSATWVMLIAAIIPALVLCGPAIVTAAARGSAQVARRAAGVYGSIAAGNLAASPRRSASTALALMLGTAMVTMFAIFASSLTSAVGTDVRDGLQADLVVTSATADFPTIDPTLASRIAALPDVDAVAALSIAEGIAAGKAEAIGGIDPTALPTMFDLDPIAGDLADLSEGGVAVVGDDPTLLGGTLAIEFERSTLEAPIVAVVARSTGGFEAPLYFVDRATLDALVGRLLDALLFVDLADGAVADAEEDVRALVRATPGSFFETRAEHVANSGSEIAAFRNFIDGMLLLASFIALLGVANTTALAINERSGELGLLRAVGATRRELRRIVRLEMALLSFVAASIGIAVAVGFGWALIDVTGGAEIPSVVVPWSRLAVTLVVAVAAGVVAAAWPAFRVSRVPVLELAGRDH; the protein is encoded by the coding sequence GTGGCGTTCCTCGTCGCGACGCTGGTGCTGTCCGACTCGATGCGTGGCCGAGCGGCCGGTGACATCGCCGAAGCGTTGGCCGGGACGGACGCCGTAGTGCAGGGCGTCGCCCTCGGCGAGCCCGGCGGAGGGCCCGGAGATCCGGAAAGGTCGGTTCGGCGATCGTTGGAGCCCGACATCACCGAGCGCGTGGCTACGGTCGATGGCGTCGACGGGGCCGCCTCGCAATGGGTCGGCTTCGCGAAGCTGGTCGTCGACGGATCGTCCGTCGGAACCGGCACGGCGAGCGACGTCGGTCGCAACTGGGTCGCCGACCCGGCGCTCAATCCGTTCCGGCTCACGAGCGGGCGACCACCGATCGAGGTCGGCGAGATCGTGATCGACCGATCGCTCGCCGATGACGCAGGCTTGGCTCCGGGTGACGTCGTACAGGTCCTGACCACGACGGGGATGCACGACGCGACCATCACCGGTGTCGCGACGTTCGCGTCGGCGGACGCGGCACCGCTGCAGCGAACGGTGCTGTTGCCCGACGGAGCGGTGTCCGCCTGGCTCGACACTGCGGTGCCGACGGAGGTGCTCGTCGACGTCGCGGAGGGCGCTGACCGCGCCGAGGTGCTCGACCGATTGTCGGCGCTGGCTGATGCCGAGGTCATCGACGGGCCCGACCACACCCGGACGATGCAGGACGCCGCGACGTCACCGCTGCAGTTCCTGACCGTGTTCCTCCTGGCCTTCGCCGTGGTCGCGGTGTTGATCGGTGTCACGATCATCTTCAACACGTTCGCGCTCACCGTCGCCCGCCGCCGGCGGGAGTCGGGGCTTCTACGTGCGATCGGTGCGCAACGACGCCAACTGCTCGGCGGAGTGGTGACCGAGGCGGCGCTCGTCGGGACGATCGCCACGCTCGCCGGCCTCGTGTGCGGGGTCGTGGGAGTGGGCGCGCTGCGCTGGCTCGTCGGACTCGCCGGGGTCACGTTGCTCACCGGGCCGTCGATCGTAAGCCCGACCTCGATCGTGGTCGCCGCGACCGTCGGTATCGGCGCAACGATCCTCTCGGCATGGATCCCGGCTCGCCGCGCGGCGGCGACACCGCCGATCGAGGCGCTGCGCGAGAGCGCGGCGGAACCCAGGGTCGTGAGCCCGGCGCGAACTGCGAGCGGGCTCGTGCTCGCCGCGGCGGCGATCGCTGGAGGAGCCGTGGCTGTGGTGCGCTCGAGCGCGACGTGGGTCATGCTCATCGCTGCCATCATCCCGGCGCTCGTGCTGTGCGGCCCGGCGATCGTGACCGCCGCAGCGCGTGGGAGCGCTCAGGTGGCCCGCCGCGCCGCCGGTGTGTATGGCTCGATCGCAGCGGGCAACCTGGCTGCGAGCCCTCGTCGATCGGCGTCGACGGCGCTCGCGCTCATGCTCGGCACCGCGATGGTGACGATGTTCGCGATCTTCGCGAGCTCCCTGACGAGCGCGGTCGGGACGGACGTTCGTGACGGACTGCAGGCCGATCTGGTGGTCACGTCGGCGACCGCCGACTTCCCGACGATCGACCCCACCCTGGCCAGCCGGATCGCAGCGCTGCCCGACGTCGACGCAGTCGCCGCGCTGTCGATCGCCGAAGGAATCGCGGCAGGGAAAGCCGAGGCGATCGGCGGCATCGACCCAACGGCACTGCCCACCATGTTCGACCTCGACCCGATCGCCGGCGACCTCGCCGACCTGAGCGAGGGGGGCGTGGCCGTGGTCGGCGACGACCCGACGCTGCTCGGCGGCACCCTCGCGATCGAGTTCGAACGCTCGACACTCGAGGCGCCGATCGTTGCCGTGGTCGCGAGGAGCACCGGCGGTTTCGAAGCCCCTTTGTACTTCGTCGACCGTGCGACACTCGACGCCTTGGTCGGTCGCCTGCTCGACGCTCTGTTGTTCGTCGACCTCGCCGACGGAGCGGTCGCAGACGCCGAAGAAGACGTGAGGGCGCTGGTCCGAGCCACGCCCGGGTCGTTCTTCGAGACCCGGGCAGAACACGTCGCCAACAGCGGGAGCGAAATCGCCGCGTTCCGGAACTTCATCGACGGGATGCTCCTTCTCGCGAGTTTCATCGCGCTCCTCGGAGTCGCCAACACCACGGCGCTCGCGATCAATGAACGCTCTGGAGAGCTCGGGCTGCTGCGAGCGGTCGGCGCGACTCGCCGAGAGTTGCGGCGAATCGTGCGGCTCGAGATGGCACTCCTGTCGTTCGTGGCAGCATCGATCGGTATCGCCGTCGCAGTCGGCTTCGGCTGGGCGCTGATCGACGTCACCGGTGGCGCGGAGATCCCATCCGTCGTCGTACCGTGGTCCCGCCTCGCAGTAACGCTCGTCGTTGCGGTCGCAGCCGGCGTCGTCGCTGCAGCGTGGCCCGCGTTCCGGGTCTCCCGGGTGCCCGTGCTCGAGCTGGCGGGCCGGGACCACTGA
- the smpB gene encoding SsrA-binding protein SmpB — protein MGRSGESGHLLVATNKRARHDYQILRTYEAGIALVGTEVKSLRAGRVSLVDAFAQQGDREIMLHGLHIAEYGFGNRANHQPRRTRKLLLRRAEIDRILERLREGGLTLVPLSLYFENGWAKVELGLAKGRRRFDKRQAIAEREANREIAREFGRRLKGRPRPQG, from the coding sequence ATGGGTAGGTCCGGCGAGAGCGGTCACCTGCTGGTGGCCACCAACAAGAGGGCGCGGCACGACTACCAGATCCTGCGCACCTACGAGGCGGGGATAGCCCTGGTCGGCACCGAGGTGAAGTCGCTGCGGGCCGGTCGGGTGTCGCTGGTGGACGCCTTCGCGCAGCAAGGGGACCGCGAAATCATGCTGCACGGGCTGCACATCGCCGAGTACGGCTTCGGGAACCGGGCGAACCACCAGCCCCGGCGTACCCGAAAGCTGCTCCTGCGTCGGGCGGAGATCGATCGGATCCTGGAACGCCTCCGGGAGGGCGGCCTGACGCTCGTACCGCTGTCGCTGTACTTCGAGAACGGTTGGGCGAAGGTCGAACTCGGCCTCGCGAAGGGCCGGCGCAGGTTCGACAAGCGGCAGGCCATCGCCGAACGGGAGGCGAACCGGGAGATCGCCCGGGAGTTCGGCCGTCGGCTCAAGGGCAGGCCCCGCCCCCAGGGCTGA
- a CDS encoding type II toxin-antitoxin system Phd/YefM family antitoxin, whose product MAAPFLDPEHVRPQALSLREARTRLAQLVALAELTDTVTVIEHDRDARPVAAIVPAAAARSVAQARADAGRIAEVTAGWARRLEQTRQHSARQHADNLRVLTDALAEVWAELDRRVPSASDPALARLRAVHMDLLRH is encoded by the coding sequence ATGGCTGCCCCCTTCCTGGATCCGGAGCACGTCCGGCCGCAAGCCCTGTCATTGCGTGAGGCCCGCACCCGGCTGGCCCAACTCGTCGCACTCGCCGAGTTGACCGACACCGTCACAGTGATCGAGCACGACCGCGACGCCCGCCCCGTCGCCGCCATCGTGCCGGCGGCTGCCGCGCGGAGCGTCGCGCAGGCACGCGCCGATGCGGGGCGGATCGCCGAGGTCACCGCCGGCTGGGCGCGCCGGTTGGAGCAGACGCGACAGCACAGCGCCCGCCAGCACGCCGACAACCTGCGGGTGCTGACCGACGCCCTCGCGGAGGTCTGGGCCGAGCTTGACCGGCGGGTCCCGTCGGCCAGCGACCCGGCGCTGGCGCGGCTGCGGGCCGTGCACATGGACCTGCTGCGGCACTGA
- a CDS encoding MFS transporter, with the protein MTAEPIPPRRAMTGALTLLFAVAGGAAVGNLYWAQPLLELIADDLDASTTTAGWLITATQLGYAAGILLLVPLGDVLNRRLFVPVMLLCSVAALAACALAPNIGVLLAAITVLGMTTVSGQILTPLAGDLADDSNRGHVVGTVVSGILTGILVSRTISGLVADVAGWRAIYVVAAVAAVLFAVLLYRSIPPLAPKIRIAYPALIASVAAVVARERTVRWTLVLGATGFAAFTMFWTALTFLLSGPPFNYPVSVIGLFGLAGLAGAVAAQRSGRLHDRGWSLPATGASWGLVLASFVVAAFADRSVVLIVVVVIVVDIALQAVGILNQLRVFAVSREARSRVNTAYVTSNFIGGALGSAAATVLWSAGGWTMVSIAGIVLSTFALAVWAVGRRSALVVASG; encoded by the coding sequence GTGACCGCAGAACCGATCCCGCCGCGGCGGGCAATGACCGGCGCGCTGACATTGCTGTTTGCCGTGGCTGGCGGCGCGGCGGTCGGCAACCTCTACTGGGCGCAGCCGTTGCTCGAACTCATTGCCGACGATCTGGACGCGTCGACGACGACTGCGGGCTGGCTGATCACCGCGACTCAGCTCGGCTACGCGGCTGGCATCCTGCTGCTTGTGCCGCTCGGTGACGTGTTGAACCGGCGCCTATTCGTCCCAGTGATGCTGCTGTGCTCCGTGGCCGCGCTCGCGGCGTGCGCGCTGGCGCCGAACATCGGGGTGCTCTTGGCGGCGATCACCGTGTTGGGGATGACGACCGTCTCGGGGCAGATCCTCACCCCGCTGGCGGGTGACCTCGCCGACGACAGCAACCGCGGCCACGTCGTGGGCACCGTCGTGTCCGGCATCCTTACCGGCATCCTGGTCTCCCGGACGATCAGCGGGTTGGTCGCCGATGTCGCCGGGTGGCGCGCCATCTATGTCGTCGCTGCCGTCGCCGCGGTGCTCTTCGCGGTGCTGCTCTATCGGTCGATTCCGCCGCTGGCACCCAAGATCCGCATTGCATACCCGGCGCTCATTGCATCGGTCGCGGCCGTGGTGGCCCGCGAGCGCACCGTCCGCTGGACGCTGGTGCTCGGCGCCACGGGCTTCGCCGCGTTCACGATGTTCTGGACTGCGCTGACATTCCTGCTGAGCGGCCCACCGTTCAACTACCCGGTGTCCGTCATCGGGCTGTTCGGCCTTGCCGGGCTGGCCGGCGCGGTTGCGGCACAGCGCAGTGGACGCCTGCACGACCGTGGCTGGTCGCTGCCGGCAACGGGCGCCTCATGGGGGTTGGTGCTGGCGTCCTTCGTCGTCGCGGCATTCGCCGATCGGTCCGTGGTCCTCATCGTGGTGGTTGTGATCGTTGTCGACATCGCTCTGCAGGCCGTTGGCATTCTGAATCAACTGCGCGTGTTCGCCGTCTCGCGCGAGGCCCGCAGCCGGGTCAACACTGCTTATGTGACCAGTAACTTCATCGGTGGTGCCCTCGGCTCCGCCGCCGCGACGGTGCTCTGGTCGGCTGGCGGGTGGACGATGGTCTCGATCGCCGGCATCGTGCTCAGCACCTTCGCTCTTGCGGTCTGGGCGGTAGGACGCCGCAGTGCGCTGGTCGTCGCATCCGGATGA
- the kdpF gene encoding K(+)-transporting ATPase subunit F, translating into MNAVNAVGLVLATGLAVFLVVALLFPERF; encoded by the coding sequence GTGAATGCCGTCAACGCCGTCGGTCTGGTGCTGGCGACCGGGCTGGCCGTGTTCCTGGTGGTCGCCCTGCTTTTCCCGGAGCGTTTCTGA
- the kdpA gene encoding potassium-transporting ATPase subunit KdpA, with translation MTVTTAGALFILSLAAALVAVHRPFGDYLYQVVSGTRHSRVERGVYRLVGVDPAAEQSWAAYGRSLLAFSAVSVLFLYGFMRLQNHLWLSLGFEPVMTHGAWNTAVSFVTNTNWQWYSGESTMGHLVQMAGLAVQNFASAAVGIAVAVALVRGFARSRTGELGNFWVDLTRILLRVLLPISVFAAIVLMVGGAVQNLSAGTEITTLSGGGQSITGGPVASQEAIKDLGTNGGGFYNVNSAHPFENPTAWTNWFEIFLLLVIPFTLPRVFGRMVGQIRQGYAIAAVMAVLAISSIAFTNVFELAGDGTVPQSVGAALEGKEVRFDVSNSATFAAATTLTSTGSVNSFHDSYTALGGGMLLVNMMLGEVAPGGVGAGLYGMLILAVITVFVAGLMVGRTPEYVGKKIGSREIKLASLYFLVTPALVLIGTAAAFATGNDSTALNTGPHALSEVLYAFTSASNNNGSAFAGLTVNTPWWNTALGLCMLLGRFLPIILVLALAGSLARQQPTPASAGTLPTDRPLFVGMVVGVTVILVALTFLPALALGPLAEGL, from the coding sequence ATGACCGTGACGACAGCCGGTGCGCTGTTCATTCTCTCGCTGGCGGCGGCGCTGGTCGCCGTACACAGACCGTTCGGCGACTACCTCTACCAGGTGGTCTCCGGCACCCGGCACTCCCGCGTCGAGCGCGGCGTCTATCGCCTGGTCGGCGTCGACCCGGCGGCTGAACAGTCCTGGGCCGCGTACGGCCGCAGTCTGCTGGCGTTCTCCGCCGTCTCGGTCCTGTTTCTGTACGGGTTCATGCGGCTGCAGAACCACCTGTGGTTGTCGCTCGGCTTCGAGCCGGTGATGACCCACGGCGCGTGGAACACGGCGGTGTCGTTCGTGACCAACACGAACTGGCAGTGGTACTCGGGTGAGTCGACCATGGGTCATCTGGTGCAGATGGCCGGCCTGGCGGTGCAGAACTTCGCCTCGGCCGCCGTCGGCATCGCGGTCGCGGTCGCGCTGGTCCGCGGGTTCGCCCGCAGCCGTACGGGCGAGTTGGGCAATTTCTGGGTGGACCTGACGCGGATCTTGTTGCGGGTCCTGCTGCCGATCTCGGTGTTCGCCGCGATCGTGCTGATGGTCGGCGGTGCGGTGCAGAACCTCTCCGCCGGCACCGAGATCACCACCCTGTCCGGCGGCGGCCAGAGCATCACCGGCGGGCCGGTGGCCAGCCAGGAGGCGATCAAGGACCTCGGCACCAACGGTGGTGGCTTCTACAACGTCAACAGCGCCCACCCGTTCGAGAACCCGACCGCCTGGACGAACTGGTTCGAGATATTCCTGCTGCTGGTGATCCCGTTCACCCTGCCGCGGGTCTTCGGTCGGATGGTCGGACAGATCCGGCAGGGCTACGCGATCGCGGCGGTGATGGCGGTCCTGGCGATCTCGAGCATCGCCTTCACCAACGTGTTCGAGCTGGCCGGCGACGGCACGGTGCCGCAATCGGTGGGTGCCGCGTTGGAGGGCAAGGAGGTCCGCTTCGACGTGTCGAACTCGGCCACGTTCGCTGCCGCCACCACGTTGACCTCCACCGGCTCGGTGAACTCGTTCCACGACTCGTACACGGCACTCGGTGGCGGAATGTTGCTGGTCAACATGATGCTCGGTGAGGTAGCGCCCGGTGGGGTCGGTGCCGGTCTCTACGGCATGCTGATCCTGGCCGTGATCACGGTGTTCGTCGCCGGTCTGATGGTCGGCCGCACCCCGGAGTACGTGGGCAAGAAGATCGGCTCGCGGGAGATCAAGCTCGCGTCGCTGTACTTCCTGGTGACCCCGGCGCTGGTGTTGATCGGCACTGCGGCGGCCTTCGCCACCGGCAACGACTCCACCGCGCTGAACACCGGTCCACACGCCCTGTCCGAGGTGCTCTACGCGTTCACCTCGGCGAGCAACAACAACGGCTCCGCGTTCGCCGGCCTGACCGTCAACACGCCGTGGTGGAACACCGCACTGGGCCTGTGCATGCTGCTCGGCCGATTCCTGCCGATCATCCTCGTGCTCGCCCTGGCCGGCTCGCTCGCTCGACAGCAGCCGACACCCGCCTCCGCAGGCACCCTGCCGACCGACCGGCCGCTGTTCGTCGGGATGGTCGTGGGCGTGACGGTGATCCTGGTCGCGCTGACCTTCCTGCCCGCCCTTGCGCTCGGTCCCCTGGCGGAAGGGCTGTGA